A genome region from Armatimonadota bacterium includes the following:
- a CDS encoding M23 family metallopeptidase → MEHRAVRMVIGVALLAGTLVLAGRPAPGSRAEAVAASGHPLFLTPTWGWLSSPQGWRLDPLRRTMWQHHWGIDIAADVGTPVLASAPGVVVFTGWYAGYGRTVYLDHGSGWATLYGHLSGTRVLVGQWVERGEEIGAVGTSGRSTGPHLHFEIRRHNTPLDPLRFLRR, encoded by the coding sequence ATGGAACACCGGGCCGTTCGCATGGTGATCGGCGTCGCGCTCCTGGCCGGGACGCTCGTCCTGGCGGGCCGGCCGGCGCCGGGTTCACGCGCCGAGGCCGTGGCGGCCTCCGGCCACCCCCTGTTCCTCACCCCGACCTGGGGCTGGTTGAGCTCACCGCAGGGGTGGCGTCTCGATCCCCTCCGGCGGACGATGTGGCAGCATCACTGGGGTATCGATATCGCGGCGGACGTCGGCACGCCGGTGCTGGCCAGCGCGCCGGGCGTCGTGGTCTTCACCGGCTGGTACGCCGGGTACGGGCGCACCGTCTACCTCGACCACGGGAGCGGCTGGGCCACCCTGTACGGCCACCTCAGCGGGACGCGCGTCCTGGTCGGGCAGTGGGTGGAGCGCGGGGAGGAGATCGGCGCGGTGGGGACCAGCGGCCGCAGCACCGGCCCGCACCTGCATTTCGAGATCCGCCGTCACAATACGCCCCTGGACCCGCTGAGGTTCCTCCGCCGCTGA
- a CDS encoding PEGA domain-containing protein has product MSLAKSSLKKAQMCPMCNTPLPAGALFCETCGTDLSRASVVLSAYVRPVSRSRFGGARIGRVVGLAAGVLAAFSLALAGLGSIPEVSARVPVIARLGEPIRDAFSEVISWGSRGGQPRPAPVAAPVPPPVVSAPPLPPPAPVPSTASLTVQSTPAGADVFMDDERVGKTPLTLKQLRPGSYVVRVARKGYVATSKKVDLKPNTGLTVTLNLKPAARPAAGPTPKSAAKPKPAAKPKPAAEPKPAPASRPQAKPGAQPAMPVGAEAPAFSLKDRRGVIYRLSDFRGRNVAVLFIWDLDQRGAAAARAFAARTAGQEAVIVLLRPNRVALRRFLSAENVSVPILLGHPGLAQRYRIPEGASVVFLINDQGRIRHRQIAAHS; this is encoded by the coding sequence ATGAGCCTTGCGAAGTCGTCGCTGAAGAAAGCGCAGATGTGCCCGATGTGCAACACGCCTCTGCCGGCGGGCGCACTGTTCTGCGAGACGTGCGGGACGGATCTCTCCCGGGCCAGCGTCGTTCTCTCCGCCTACGTGCGTCCGGTCTCCCGGAGCCGTTTCGGCGGCGCCCGAATCGGGCGCGTGGTCGGGCTTGCCGCCGGCGTTCTGGCCGCCTTTAGCCTGGCCCTGGCGGGGCTGGGCAGCATTCCGGAGGTCAGTGCCCGTGTTCCGGTGATCGCCCGGCTCGGCGAACCGATCCGCGACGCCTTCAGTGAGGTGATCTCCTGGGGCAGTCGGGGCGGGCAACCCCGGCCGGCGCCCGTCGCGGCGCCGGTCCCTCCGCCCGTCGTCAGCGCGCCGCCGCTTCCTCCTCCTGCGCCCGTGCCCTCGACGGCGTCCCTGACCGTGCAGTCCACGCCGGCCGGCGCGGACGTCTTCATGGACGACGAGCGGGTGGGGAAGACGCCGCTCACGCTGAAGCAGCTGCGGCCGGGCAGTTATGTCGTCCGCGTGGCGCGGAAAGGCTATGTGGCGACATCAAAGAAGGTCGACCTCAAGCCCAACACCGGGCTGACCGTGACCCTCAACCTCAAGCCGGCGGCCCGGCCGGCCGCCGGCCCGACTCCGAAGTCCGCGGCCAAACCTAAGCCCGCGGCCAAACCTAAGCCCGCGGCCGAACCTAAGCCCGCGCCGGCCTCACGTCCTCAGGCGAAGCCCGGGGCGCAGCCGGCGATGCCGGTGGGAGCGGAAGCGCCCGCCTTCTCCCTGAAAGACCGGCGCGGCGTCATCTACCGCCTGTCCGATTTCCGGGGACGCAACGTCGCGGTGTTGTTCATCTGGGACCTGGACCAGCGCGGCGCCGCGGCGGCCCGCGCCTTCGCCGCGCGCACGGCGGGACAGGAAGCGGTGATCGTGCTGCTGCGGCCGAACCGGGTCGCCCTCCGCCGGTTCCTGAGCGCGGAGAATGTCAGCGTCCCCATCTTGCTGGGCCATCCGGGCCTGGCCCAGCGGTACCGGATTCCCGAAGGGGCGTCCGTCGTCTTTCTGATCAACGACCAGGGCCGGATCCGGCACCGGCAGATCGCCGCGCACTCCTGA
- a CDS encoding acetyl-CoA carboxylase carboxyltransferase subunit alpha has product MSGRDPRLQAPVSCPSCGTAHEPAVLIRALYVCPRCQTYLSVPASVRIAMLADPRSFRELDRGLVSVDPLRFTDQRSYRDRLAEARARTGLREAVVTGEARIEGRAVVLGVFDFDFMGGTMGSVVGEKLADAFEHAARRRLPVVTVSSSGGARMQEGMLSLMQMAKTAAARAAHDRAGGAFISVLANPTFGGVAASFASLGDVIIAEPRALVGFVGPRVIEMTLGVQLPPESHRAESLFAAGMIDLIVPREDLRAAIAYLIGHLSPEAGLRRPRAHRMPALPRRRTGPVRSWQTVQLARHPQRPTAVDFIDRLFARFVELHGDRHFGDDPAVVAGLGELDDQTVVVVAQERGRTPEEQEFRRRGMALPEGYRKALRLMRLGAKFNLPVVTLIDTPGAHPGLEAEQRGIAQALAANLMEMAVLPTPVVSAVIGEGGSGGALSLGVADHVLMLEHAIYSVISPEGAAAILWRDAGRAAEVAEGLKITASDLLRLGVIDEIVPEPPEGAHADHDLAADLLRAAVVRAVRRLRRVPLPTLLRRRAAKYRHIGRVGVYWRQVVRREMQELLEGVGDRLLRRER; this is encoded by the coding sequence GTGAGCGGGCGTGATCCGCGGTTGCAGGCGCCGGTGTCCTGTCCCTCGTGCGGCACTGCCCACGAGCCCGCCGTCCTGATCCGGGCCCTCTACGTCTGCCCGCGCTGCCAGACCTACCTGTCCGTGCCGGCTTCCGTGCGCATCGCGATGCTCGCCGACCCGCGCTCCTTCCGGGAGCTCGACCGCGGCCTGGTCTCCGTCGATCCCCTGCGGTTCACCGACCAGCGGTCTTATCGCGACCGGCTGGCCGAGGCGCGGGCGCGGACGGGGCTGCGCGAAGCGGTGGTCACCGGCGAGGCGCGCATCGAAGGGCGCGCCGTCGTCCTGGGAGTCTTCGACTTCGACTTCATGGGCGGGACGATGGGCTCGGTGGTCGGTGAGAAGCTGGCCGACGCCTTCGAGCACGCCGCGCGGCGGCGCCTGCCCGTGGTCACCGTCAGCAGCAGCGGGGGCGCGCGGATGCAGGAGGGGATGCTGTCCCTGATGCAGATGGCGAAGACCGCCGCCGCCCGGGCCGCCCACGACCGGGCGGGCGGGGCGTTCATTTCCGTGCTGGCCAACCCCACCTTCGGCGGCGTCGCGGCCAGCTTCGCCTCGCTGGGCGACGTGATCATCGCCGAGCCGCGGGCGCTGGTGGGATTCGTCGGGCCCCGGGTGATCGAGATGACCCTGGGCGTGCAGCTGCCTCCGGAGTCACACCGCGCCGAGTCCCTCTTCGCCGCGGGGATGATCGACCTGATCGTGCCGCGGGAGGACCTCCGCGCCGCCATCGCCTACCTGATCGGCCACCTCAGTCCGGAAGCGGGTCTCAGGCGGCCCCGGGCCCACCGGATGCCGGCGCTCCCCCGGCGGCGGACCGGGCCGGTGCGGTCCTGGCAGACGGTGCAGCTGGCCCGGCATCCTCAGCGGCCGACCGCGGTGGACTTCATCGACCGGTTGTTTGCCCGCTTCGTCGAGCTCCATGGCGACCGCCACTTCGGCGACGATCCGGCCGTCGTGGCCGGCCTGGGGGAGCTTGACGATCAGACCGTCGTGGTCGTGGCGCAGGAGCGCGGCCGGACGCCCGAGGAGCAGGAGTTCCGGCGGCGCGGGATGGCCCTGCCCGAAGGCTACCGCAAGGCGCTGCGGCTGATGCGCCTGGGGGCGAAGTTCAACCTTCCGGTGGTCACCCTGATCGACACCCCGGGCGCGCACCCGGGACTTGAGGCCGAGCAGCGGGGCATCGCCCAGGCCCTGGCGGCCAACCTGATGGAGATGGCGGTCCTGCCCACCCCCGTGGTCAGCGCGGTGATCGGGGAGGGCGGCAGCGGCGGGGCGCTGTCTCTGGGGGTGGCCGACCATGTGCTCATGCTGGAGCACGCGATCTACTCCGTGATCTCGCCGGAAGGCGCGGCGGCGATCCTCTGGCGCGACGCCGGCCGTGCCGCGGAAGTGGCCGAGGGGCTGAAGATCACCGCCTCCGACCTGTTGCGTCTCGGGGTGATCGACGAGATCGTGCCCGAACCGCCCGAGGGGGCGCACGCCGACCACGATCTCGCCGCCGACCTGCTGCGGGCCGCCGTGGTCCGCGCCGTGCGCCGCCTGCGGCGGGTGCCGCTGCCGACGCTGCTCCGGCGCCGGGCGGCCAAGTACCGGCACATCGGCCGCGTCGGAGTGTACTGGCGCCAGGTCGTGCGCCGGGAGATGCAGGAGCTCCTGGAAGGGGTCGGCGACCGGCTGCTCCGGCGGGAGCGGTGA
- a CDS encoding DMT family transporter, whose protein sequence is MTRTAPASGNLRGYLAVLGAATLWGISGVVAKTLFNRRIEPWTVVEIRLTGAFLVLLLVLWLRRHPLRVAREHLVPLGVLGVVMLSTQFLYYFTISVTDVSTAIFLQYTAPAFVALYGRLAEREALSGLKSGAIAVAVAGSYLLVTGGGGMRVRPLGLATGFASAVMFGVYAVLGRSRVHRVGSVTALLYALGAASLVWSVIVPPWKAFAGHAPQEWALFGYIVVFATIMPFWLFLTGLRTITSSMASLTATFEPVVASAAAFAILGERLSPLQALGGAAIAAAVVLIQVADIRTEARGILPPAPD, encoded by the coding sequence ATGACGCGGACGGCGCCTGCTTCCGGGAACCTGCGGGGATACCTGGCCGTGCTCGGGGCGGCGACCCTGTGGGGAATTTCCGGCGTCGTGGCAAAGACGCTCTTCAACCGGCGGATCGAGCCGTGGACGGTCGTCGAGATCCGCCTGACGGGGGCGTTCCTCGTCCTGCTCCTGGTGCTGTGGCTGCGCCGCCATCCCCTGCGGGTGGCCCGCGAACACCTCGTCCCGCTCGGGGTGCTGGGTGTGGTGATGCTCTCCACCCAGTTCCTGTACTACTTCACCATCAGCGTCACCGACGTCTCCACCGCCATCTTCCTGCAGTACACCGCCCCGGCGTTCGTCGCCCTCTACGGCCGTCTGGCCGAGCGCGAGGCGCTGTCCGGTCTGAAGAGCGGCGCCATCGCCGTCGCTGTGGCGGGGAGCTACCTGCTGGTCACCGGCGGAGGAGGCATGCGAGTTCGTCCCCTGGGGCTGGCCACGGGCTTCGCGTCCGCGGTGATGTTCGGCGTCTATGCCGTGCTGGGCCGGAGCCGCGTGCACCGGGTGGGGTCGGTGACCGCCCTGCTGTATGCGCTGGGGGCCGCCTCCCTCGTCTGGAGCGTCATCGTTCCGCCGTGGAAGGCGTTCGCCGGGCACGCCCCACAGGAGTGGGCGCTGTTCGGCTACATCGTCGTCTTTGCCACGATCATGCCCTTCTGGCTGTTCCTGACGGGCCTGCGCACCATCACCTCGAGCATGGCCAGCCTTACGGCGACCTTTGAACCGGTGGTGGCGAGCGCCGCCGCCTTCGCCATCCTGGGCGAACGGCTGTCCCCGCTTCAGGCGCTCGGAGGCGCGGCCATCGCCGCTGCCGTCGTGTTGATCCAGGTGGCGGACATCCGCACGGAGGCGCGGGGCATCCTGCCTCCGGCGCCGGATTGA